The Meriones unguiculatus strain TT.TT164.6M chromosome 6, Bangor_MerUng_6.1, whole genome shotgun sequence genome has a window encoding:
- the C6H15orf61 gene encoding uncharacterized protein C15orf61 homolog: MEALRRAHEAALRLLLCGPWASGAASRPKPRASEVLTRHLLQRRLPHWTSFCVPYSAVRNDQFGLSHFNWPVPGANYHVLRTGCFPFIKYHCSKAPWQDLAPQDRFFTALKVINLGIPTLLYGLGSWLFARVTETVHTSYGPITIYFLNKEDEGAMY; the protein is encoded by the exons ATGGAAGCCCTGCGCAGGGCCCACGAGGCCGCGCTGCGGCTGCTGCTGTGCGGGCCCTGGGCCTCGGGCGCCGCCTCCCGCCCGAAGCCCCGCGCCTCCGAGGTGCTGACGCGGCACCTGCTGCAGCGGCGCCTGCCGCACTGGACCTCCTTCTGCGTGCCCTACAGCGCGGTCCGCAACGACCAGTTCGGACTGTCGCACTTCAACTGGCCGGTACCGGGCGCCAACTACCACGTCCTGCGCACCGGCTGCTTCCCCTTCATCAAGTACCACTGCTCCAAGGCGCCCTGGCAGGACCTGGCCCCGCAGGACCGCTTCTTTACCGCGCTCAAGGTCATCAACCTGG GTATTCCAACTTTATTATATGGACTTGGCTCCTGGTTATTTGCCAGAGTCACAGAGACTGTTCATACCAGTTACGGACCAATAACAATCTATTTTCTAAATAAAGAAGATGAAGGTGCCATGTATTGA